GGGTAGTGAGAACAAGTTCTCCTCTTTTTCCTTCAGGTAATATTTCTCCAGTTTCTGGATCAATTATTTCAGGATAAAAATGATCTTCCCATATATGAAGTCCTTCTTGAGCTGGACATTCATGAGCAACTCCAGGGCCAATTATTTCTGTTAGACCGTATACATTATAGGCTTTAATACCGAACCTTTTTTCTATCTCTTTTCTCATTTGTTCAGTCCACATCTCTGCACCAAAACTTCCAACTCTAAGTTTTAAACTTTGTGGATCTATTCCTAATTCATCTTTAGCATATTCGGCTAAATATAAAGCATAGGAAGGTGTACAAGCAAGAACAGTTGTTCCAAAATCACGCATAAGTTCAATTTGTCTACGTGTATTTCCAGCAGATGTAGGAACAATAGTCGCACCAATAGCTAAAGCTCCATAATGGAAACCAAGTCCACCAGTAAATAATCCATATCCATAAGCAATTTGGATTATATCTTTTTTAGTAACTCCTATCATTGTAAGAGATCTTGCCATAACTTCTTTCCATACTTCTATGTCTTCTTTAGTGTATCCTATAACTACAGGTTTACCAGTTGTTCCACTTGAAGAATGTATTTCAACTATTTCAGATAAAGGCACTGCGAACATTCCAAAAGGATAAACCTCTCTCAAATCAGCTTTACTTGTAAAAGGAATATACTTTATATCTTCCAAAGTTCTTATATCTTCTGGTTTAAGACCTGCTTCTTTAAATTTTTTTTGATAATAAGGTATATGTTCATAGGCATACTTAACCACCTCTTTTATTCTTTTAAGTTGAAGTTCTCTTAGTTTTTCTCTGGGTAATGTTTCTATTTCTTTATTCCAAAACATTTATAATCCCCCTGCTGCCTTTTTAAAATTCATTTTTAATAAAATCAGATGATTTTAAAAATTTTACCTTTTCATCTTTTAATTTTTCCCATGTTTTTTCTAAATCCTCTACTTCAAAGACAAAATAAGCTTTCTTTCTTGTTTCAGCTACATAAACTAAAGCATTTTCTACATTTATATTTTTAGAACTTATTAATTTTAATATCTCATAAAGTCCTCCTGGTCTATCTTCCAGTTCAATTCCTATAGCAGGGATTTTTGCTACTGTAAATCCTGCTTCTTTAAATTTTTTATAAGCTTTTTCTGGCATATCTACAAGAAATTTTATTACACCAAAATCTTTTACACTTACTATAGAAAACCCAAGGATATTAATGTTTTCTTTTGCTAAAACTTCTGTTATTTTTTCAAGTTTGCCGGGTTTATTTTCAGCAAAAATACTTATGATATCCACATAATGATCCATAAATAAATCCTCCTTTTAAAGGATTCTTTTGTCAATAACTCTTTTTGCTTTTCCTTCACTTATGGGAAGGGTGCCAGGTTCTACAAGTTCTACTTTAGGACGTACCTGGATAGCTTGTCTTAATTTTTCTGTTATATCCTCTTTTAATTTGAGAAGTCTTTCAATTCTTCCGTCAAAAAAGTCCCTATCTATTTCAACTTTAATAATCATTTCATCATAACCTTCTAATATTATTTGATAATTTTGCGCAACTCCCTTAATACCCATAAGAACACTTTCAATTTGTTGAGGAAAAATATTTACACCTCTTACAATAAACATATCGTCAGCTCTACCTAAAGGACGTTCAATACGTACATGGGTTCTACCACAAGGGCAAGGTTCTGAAATAAGCCTTGTTAAATCTCTTGTACGATATCTAATAATTGGCATAGCAGTTCTATCAAGAGTAGTAAGAACTAATTCTCCTATTTCTCCTTCTTTAACAGGTTCACCAGTTTCTGGATCAACTATTTCTACATAAAAGGCATCTTCCCAAATATGAAGCCCCCTTTTTACAGGGCATTCAAAACCAACTCCAGGTCCGCCCATTTCTGAAAGACCATAGCAATTAAAAACGTCAATTTTTAACATCTCTTCAATTTTCTTACGAGTTTCTTCACTATAAGGTTCAGCTCCAAGATAAGCCCTTTTTAATTTTATATCTTTTCCTGGTTTTAGTCCCTTTTCTTGAATTATGGTAGCTATATAAAGCGCATAGCTAGGGGTCATATGA
The window above is part of the Thermodesulfobacterium geofontis OPF15 genome. Proteins encoded here:
- a CDS encoding phenylacetate--CoA ligase family protein, producing the protein MQKRYYNPEIELLSHEELKNLQLKKLKRIVKKVYNRVPYYRNKFKEVGVKPENLKSLEDFKNFPFTTKEDLFVDYPFGLLAEPLEKIIRLHTSSGTTGKPKAIFFSKKDIWSQAKLIARALFMSGASSQDILQNSMTYGLFTGALVMHYGAELLGMLVIPAGPGNTERQIELMKTFGTTCIHMTPSYALYIATIIQEKGLKPGKDIKLKRAYLGAEPYSEETRKKIEEMLKIDVFNCYGLSEMGGPGVGFECPVKRGLHIWEDAFYVEIVDPETGEPVKEGEIGELVLTTLDRTAMPIIRYRTRDLTRLISEPCPCGRTHVRIERPLGRADDMFIVRGVNIFPQQIESVLMGIKGVAQNYQIILEGYDEMIIKVEIDRDFFDGRIERLLKLKEDITEKLRQAIQVRPKVELVEPGTLPISEGKAKRVIDKRIL
- a CDS encoding phenylacetate--CoA ligase family protein, which gives rise to MFWNKEIETLPREKLRELQLKRIKEVVKYAYEHIPYYQKKFKEAGLKPEDIRTLEDIKYIPFTSKADLREVYPFGMFAVPLSEIVEIHSSSGTTGKPVVIGYTKEDIEVWKEVMARSLTMIGVTKKDIIQIAYGYGLFTGGLGFHYGALAIGATIVPTSAGNTRRQIELMRDFGTTVLACTPSYALYLAEYAKDELGIDPQSLKLRVGSFGAEMWTEQMRKEIEKRFGIKAYNVYGLTEIIGPGVAHECPAQEGLHIWEDHFYPEIIDPETGEILPEGKRGELVLTTLTKKGVPMLRFRTRDITAFIPGICSCGRTSIRIERIRGRTDDMIKVRGVMLFPYQIEKAILEVQGVEPHYQIILTRPQYLDEIEVQVEMSKEIFSDEVRKIEELRRKLEKRIEETVGIRVKVTLVEPKSLPRSEGKAKRVIDKRGLT
- a CDS encoding ACT domain-containing protein, with protein sequence MDHYVDIISIFAENKPGKLEKITEVLAKENINILGFSIVSVKDFGVIKFLVDMPEKAYKKFKEAGFTVAKIPAIGIELEDRPGGLYEILKLISSKNINVENALVYVAETRKKAYFVFEVEDLEKTWEKLKDEKVKFLKSSDFIKNEF